The following proteins are co-located in the Nonlabens ponticola genome:
- a CDS encoding cupin domain-containing protein, whose amino-acid sequence MDKINISNKFKMFEETWTPKIITELNGQQVKLAKLKGEFVWHNHEHEDELFYVVKGELILRFRESGTNEQTEVILKPGEMIVVPAGVDHKPIAHEECHVMLIEPAGIKHTGDVQHELTKDKLDWI is encoded by the coding sequence ATGGACAAAATCAACATTAGCAATAAGTTCAAAATGTTTGAAGAAACTTGGACTCCAAAGATCATCACAGAGCTCAACGGCCAACAGGTGAAGCTTGCTAAGCTCAAAGGAGAGTTTGTGTGGCACAACCATGAACATGAGGACGAGTTGTTTTATGTGGTTAAGGGTGAGTTGATATTACGCTTTCGCGAAAGCGGTACAAATGAACAGACTGAGGTTATACTGAAACCTGGCGAGATGATCGTCGTGCCAGCTGGCGTAGATCACAAACCTATCGCGCATGAGGAATGTCACGTCATGCTTATAGAACCTGCAGGTATCAAACACACAGGCGATGTGCAGCATGAGCTTACTAAAGATAAGCTGGACTGGATATAG
- the map gene encoding type I methionyl aminopeptidase produces MIVTKTKEELEIMRRAALMVSKTLGMIAAEIKPGVTTLRLDELAETYIRDNGAIPGFKGLYDCPSTLLISPNEEVVHGIPKDVPIKEGDILSVDCGAIVDGFYGDHAYTFAVGEIPKETQLLLERTKNSLYIGIDKFRLGNRVGDVGHAIQEYCEGFGYGVVRELVGHGIGAVMHEDPQMPNYGKRGRGKKFIEGMTVAIEPMINMGTKSIQHYPDGWTIKTKDKKPSAHFEHDVALVDGEPRLLSTFDYIYEVLGITSNEEDPYRWKE; encoded by the coding sequence ATGATAGTTACTAAAACCAAAGAAGAATTAGAAATCATGCGCCGTGCCGCGCTTATGGTAAGTAAGACCCTAGGAATGATCGCAGCAGAGATCAAACCTGGAGTTACTACACTACGACTGGACGAGCTAGCAGAAACGTATATAAGAGACAACGGTGCGATTCCAGGATTTAAAGGGTTGTATGACTGTCCTAGCACACTGCTTATCAGTCCTAATGAAGAGGTGGTTCACGGTATTCCCAAGGATGTACCTATCAAGGAAGGCGATATATTATCAGTAGACTGCGGTGCTATTGTCGATGGATTTTATGGTGATCATGCCTACACCTTTGCCGTTGGTGAGATTCCTAAGGAGACTCAACTACTTCTAGAGCGCACAAAAAATAGCTTATACATAGGTATCGATAAATTTAGACTAGGAAACCGTGTGGGCGATGTAGGTCATGCGATACAGGAATATTGTGAAGGATTTGGTTACGGCGTGGTACGTGAGCTGGTAGGTCATGGCATTGGAGCCGTTATGCATGAGGATCCACAAATGCCTAATTATGGCAAGCGTGGTCGCGGCAAGAAATTTATAGAAGGAATGACCGTCGCTATAGAACCTATGATCAATATGGGTACTAAAAGTATCCAGCATTATCCAGATGGATGGACGATCAAAACCAAAGACAAAAAGCCGAGTGCCCATTTTGAACACGATGTAGCTCTAGTAGATGGTGAACCTAGATTACTGAGCACATTTGATTACATCTATGAAGTGTTAGGAATAACATCTAACGAAGAAGATCCTTATCGCTGGAAAGAGTAA
- a CDS encoding DUF6268 family outer membrane beta-barrel protein codes for MKNVITVFVFFLAISVAQGQDYLDILKYSYNKATLGNIDEANEDETDVSNTNIEAYFPFPVSGTTTIIGGFTYENTRLGLQFNDDDRTNLIMTRLNFGIKQEHGNRWSGTYVVLPKFASDFAENLGDRDFQIGGLALLEKRYSSSYSLKFGTYVSSEEFGTTLTPLVGLWYKSDNDKFYINATLPIRTDINYSLTDKLSVGANILTSVKAYNLTQDNADQYVQEESIRFGLFGAYGFLDNTLIVRGKVGFDTTDYGLYNTGDTIGVQVLTFQVNGDDRNRLNSEFDSSLFFGIDLIFRGDL; via the coding sequence ATGAAAAATGTAATTACTGTTTTTGTATTCTTTCTCGCGATAAGCGTGGCACAGGGTCAAGATTATCTGGATATCCTCAAGTATTCCTATAATAAGGCCACACTAGGCAACATTGATGAGGCAAATGAGGATGAGACTGATGTAAGCAATACCAACATCGAGGCCTATTTCCCGTTTCCAGTATCAGGTACTACCACCATTATAGGAGGTTTCACCTATGAGAACACACGATTGGGATTGCAGTTTAATGATGATGACCGCACAAATTTGATCATGACACGACTCAACTTTGGTATAAAGCAAGAACATGGCAATCGATGGAGTGGTACGTATGTAGTGCTGCCTAAATTTGCCTCTGACTTTGCTGAGAATCTAGGTGATCGTGATTTTCAGATAGGTGGTCTAGCCCTGTTAGAGAAGCGTTATTCTAGCAGCTATAGTTTGAAATTTGGTACCTACGTATCTTCAGAGGAGTTTGGTACTACCTTGACGCCATTAGTTGGATTGTGGTATAAGAGTGACAATGATAAGTTCTACATCAATGCGACATTACCTATACGTACTGATATCAACTACTCGTTGACTGATAAATTGAGCGTTGGTGCTAACATATTGACATCGGTAAAGGCGTATAACCTGACTCAGGATAATGCAGATCAATATGTGCAAGAAGAGTCTATTCGTTTTGGACTATTTGGTGCTTATGGTTTCCTAGACAACACACTGATCGTACGAGGTAAGGTAGGATTTGATACTACAGATTATGGTTTGTACAATACGGGTGACACGATAGGTGTTCAAGTACTCACATTCCAGGTAAATGGAGATGATAGAAACAGATTGAACAGCGAGTTTGACAGCTCATTGTTTTTTGGTATCGACTTGATCTTTAGAGGAGATTTGTAA